The sequence CCGCGCGGTCGTCACCACGGCCGGCACCGCGCCCGCGCAGCATCCTGAACCCCCCTCACCCCTCCCGGAGGAAGAACCGAATGAAGAAGAAGCCCCTCGCCCTGATCGCCCTCGGCGGCGCACTCGTGATGGCCCTCGCCGGCTGCGGCACCACCCAGGCCCCCGCCGCCTCCGACTCCGACGCCTCGGCCTCGACGAGCGCGGGTTGCGGCGACGACACCACCGCGACCTCGACGGGCGCCGTCTCCGTCACGGATGACCTCGGCCGCACGGTCGAACTCGACAAGCCCGCCGAGCGGATCGCGGTGCTCGAGTGGCAGCAGATCGAGGATGCGCTGTCGCTGTGCGTCACCCCGGTCGCGGTCGCCGACGCCGAGGGCTACAGCACGTGGGTCACCGCGGAGGAGCTCCCGGAGGGTGTGACCGACGTCGGCACCCGCCAGGAGCCGAACCTCGAGACGCTGTTCGGCACCGAGCCCGACCTCGTGATCGTCGAGGTCAGCGCCGCGGACGACCCCATCGTCGCCCAGCTCGAGGCCTACGACGTGCCGGTGCTCGCGACCATCGGTGCGGATGCCGCCGACCCCATCGCGAAGATGCTCGGCACGCTCGACCTCATCGCCCAGGTGACCGGCCGCGAGGAGCGCGCCGAGGTCGTCGCCGACGAGTTCCAGGCCCACTTGGACTCGGCATCGGCCGAACTCGCGGATCTCGACCTGCCCACGACGGAGTTCGTGTTCTTCGACGGCTGGGTCGACGGCGGCAACGTCGCGCTGCGTCCGTTCGGCCAGGGCTCGCTGGTCGGGGAGATCGGCGAGAAGCTCGGTCTGAAGAACGCCTGGACCGGCGAGGTCGACCCCACGTACGGCCTCGGCCAGACCGATGTCGAGGGCATGACCACGGTCGGCGACGCCAGCCTGTTCTACACCGGCACCGAAGACCCCGAGTCCGAGAGCTTCATCGACGCCCTGCAGGACAACCCGGCCTGGACCTCGCTGCCCGCCGTGGCCGATGACCGCCTCACCGCGTTCCCCGCCGGGATCTGGACGTTCGGCGGACCGCGCTCGACCCAGCAGATCATCGACGGCTATGTCGAGGTGCTCTCGAAGTGACGGGTGCCCTTCGCCTCGACGACGCGGCGGCCACGACGGAGCCGGCGCGCCCGGCTCCCGCCGTCGCGCCCGACGAGGCGGAGGGACGCCGGCCGGGTGCCCTGCTGACGGGCATCGGCGTGCTCGTCGCCCTTGCGATCGTGCTCGTCGCCGTGGCCTGCTGGCATCTCACGCAGGGCACGAGCGGTGCCGTGTTCGCTGACACCGAGGTGCTGTGGGGGTCGCGGGTGCCACGCCTCGCCGCGGGCATCGCCGTGGGGGTGGCGCTCGGCGTCGCCGGCATCCTGCTCCAGTCGCTCGCCCGCAACGCTCTGGCCTCGCCGGACACGCTGGGCGTGACCGCCGGTGTCTATCTCGCGGTGACGGCGCTCGCGGCGTTCGGCATCGCGGTGCCGGTGTGGGCGTCGGGCGCTGTCGCGTTCGCCGGGGGCCTCATCGCCGCGGGGATCGTGCTCGGCCTCGCCGGTGGTGCGGGGTCGTCGACCACGCGGCTGATCCTCGCGGGCACGGCCCTCGCGCTCGCATTCCAGGCCGGCACTTCGACCCTGCTCATCCTCTTCGACGAGGAGACCAAGGGGCTGCTGGCGTGGGGAAGCGGCAGCCTGTCGCAGCTCGGGCTGACCGCGTTCCTGCAGGCGGCACCCGTCGTGGTCGTGGTGACGGCGGCGGCCCTGCTGCTCGCGCGGCGGTTCGACATCCTGGCGCTCGGCGACGACACGGCATCCTCCCTGGGTGTGCCGATCCGCTCGACGAGGGCCATCGGCATCCTGCTCGCCGTCACGCTCACCGCGGTGTCGGTGACGCTCGCGGGGCCGATGGGCTTCGTCGGGCTGTGTGCGCCCGTGCTCGCCCGTCTGCTGACGCGGGTGGTGCCGAGTCTGAACCGCCATCTGCTCCTGATCCCGGCGGCCGGCCTCCTCGGCGCGATCGTCGTGATCCTCTCGGATGCTCTGCTGCGGGCGATCATCGGGGCCGAGGCGGCGATCCTCATCCCGACCGGCGTCGCGACCACGCTTCTCGGAGCCATCGTGCTCGTGCTCATGGCGCGGCGCCTGCGCGATGCCGGTCCGACGCGAGAGCCTCCGCGGGTGCGGTTCGGCGTGCGCAGCCGACTCCGGTTCCGCATCACCATGGTGGTCGTCGTGCTGGGCGTGATCGGGGTGCTGTTGCTCGGCCTGCTCGCCGGGCACACCTGGCTGCTGACCGGCGACATCGCGCTGTGGCTGCAGGGCGAAGCTCCCCCCGCGATCGCCTTCGCGCTGGACGAGCGGGCGCCGCGCATCGTGGCCGCGGTCGTCGCCGGTGGGGCGCTCGCGCTGTCCGGCGCCATCATCCAGGGGGTGAGCCGGAACCCGCTCGCCGACCCGAGCATCCTCGGCGTCACGGGCGGCGGCGGCCTCGGCGCGGTGCTCGTGATCACGAGTGCCGTCTCCTCCACCGCGGGCATGATCGCGGGTGCCATCGCCGGTGCGCTGTTGGCCTTCGCCCTCGTGTACCTGCTGTCGTGGCGCGGCGGCTTGAACGCCGACAGGTTCCTGTTGATCGGCATCGGCGTCTCGTACTTCACCGTGTCGCTCACGACCTTCTTCCTGCTGAGGTCGAACCCCTGGGACACCCCGAAGATCTACAGCTGGCTGTCGGGCACCACGTACGGCCGGGTGTGGGAGCAGGTGCTGCCGCTGGCGATCGTGCTGGCCATCGCGCTGCCGTTCGTGGTGATGAGCCGTCGTGAGCTCGACGTGCTGTCCCTCGACGAAGACACTCCGCGCCTCGTCGGCATCCGGCTCGAGCCCGTGCGGCTGACGCTGCTGGTCGTGGCGGCGGTGCTCGCGGCCCTCAGCGTGACGGCGATCGGTGTGATCGGCTTCGTCGGGCTCGTCGCTCCGCATGCGGCACGGGCGCTCGTCGGTGCCAGGCACGCCAGGGTGATCCCGGTCGCGGTGCTGCTGGGCGGTCTGCTCGTCGGAGTCGCCGACACCATCGGGCGTACGGTCATCGCCCCCGCCCAACTGCCCGCCGGACTCGTGGTCGCGCTGATCGGAGCCCCGTACTTCGTCTGGCTGCTCTGGCGCTCGCGCGACGCGTAGCTGTCGCTCCCTCCTTCGCCTTCGAGTAACACAAATGGTCCCGTTCCAGCAGGAACGGGACCATTTGCGCGATACGAACGGGGGTTACTTGGCGAGGAAGTCCTTCAGTGCCGCGTTGACCTCGTCGGCGTGGGTCCAGAGCAGGCCGTGCGGGGCGCCCTCGACCTCGACGTAGTCGGCATCCGGCACCGCCTGGTGGAAGCGGCGCGCGGTCGCGTCGATCGGGAGGATGTTGTCCTTCGTGCCGTGCAGGATCAGGGTGGGCTTGGCCGCGGCGCGCACGGCCTCGACGTCGCCACGGAAGTCCTCGATCCAGGCCGAGACGACCGCGTAGGCGGCCACGGGTGCGCTGCCGATGGCGACGTTCCAGCTGCCGGTCACGGCCTGCTCGCTGATGCGCGAGCCGAGGTTCTCGTCGAGGTTGTAGAAGTTCTTGTAGAAGTCGGTGAACCACGCGAAGCGGTCGCCCTTCGCCGCGGCCTCGATGCCGTCGAAGACCTCCTGCGGCACGCCCTCGGGGTTGTCGTCGCGCTGCACCAGGAAGGGCTCGAGCGAGGCGAGGAAGGCGAGCTTCGCGACGCGGTCGTGTCCGTACTTCGCGACGTAGCGGGCGAGCTCTCCGGTACCCATCGAGAAGCCGACGAGCACGACGTCGCGCAGGTCGAGGGTCTCGAGCACGGTGTTCAGGTCGGCGGCGAACGTGTCGTAGTCGTAGCCGGCGTTGACCTTGGAAGATCCGCCGAAGCCGCGGCGGTCGTAGGTGATGACGCGGTAGCCCTGGGCGAGGAGCTCGCGGGTCTGACGCTCCCAGCTGTGGCCGTCGAGCGGGTAGCCGTGGATCAGGACGACGGGCTGACCCGAACCCTGGTCTTCGTAGTAGAGCTCGATCGGAGTGCTGTTCTCGTTTCCGACGGTGATGTAGCCCATGATCCTGGTCCTTTCGGTTGCGGTGAGAACGCTCGTTCTCGCTCGATGTGTTCAATCTAGAGAACGTTCGTTCTCGTGTCAAGTAGACTTCTGGACATGACCGAAGACGAGGCCCGAGAGCGCATCCTGTCCGCCGCGGAGGAGCTCTACTACCGCAAGGGGTACGCGGCCGTCGGCATGGACGAGCTGCGCTCGGCCGCCGGCGTGTCGCTGCGTCGCCTCTACGCGCTGTTCCCCGCGAAGACCGACATCGTCACCGCTGTCCTCGCCCGCAAGCACGCCCAGTGGGAGTCCGGGCTCTCCGCGGCCGTGACGGATGCCGGTGATGATCCGCGCACCCGCCTGCTCGCGGTCTACGGATACCTCGAGAACTGGTTCTGCGCCGACGACTTCCGCGGCTGCGCCTTCATCAACGCGTTCGGCGAGCTCGGCGGGACGAACCCCGAGGTCGCCGAGATCGTGCGCACGCACAAGGCGTCGTTCCAGGAGTACATGGCGGGCCTGGTCGCCGACACGGGTGCCCCCGCAGCGCTCGCCGCACAGCTGTCGATCCTCGCCGAGGGGGCGCAGAGCACGGCCGCGATCTCGAAGGACCCCTCCGTGGCCGTGCAGGCGCGCGGCGCCGCGGAGGTCCTGATCGACGCGGCCTTCGCCCGGGCCTGAGTCCCGGCACCGTCGTCCGCCCACCCGTTCCGCGGCATCCATCCTGCCCTGCACGCATGTCGGGAGGATTCGCGGGTGTCGGGGCATTCGACGGCGTGTCTCCCGACGGATGGACTTTCTCCCGACGGATGCGCAGAGGAGGCGGGCGGCCCGGCCGTTTGGCTAACCTGGTTAGCGAAACGGCGGCCGGGTGTCAACCCCGATGCGCACCGGGCGCTCCACGCCGTATGGTCACGACCATGGACTCACGTACGAAGGGCATCGGCCGGCAGAGCCTGATCATCGCGGCGGCATCGTTCATGCTGATCGCGGCCGCCGTGGGCGCAGGAGCCTTCGGCGGAACATCCGTCGACGACCTGCAGGACGGCGCGCTCTCGGCACAGGGCTCGTATCTCGCGCCCGCCGGCCCCGCCTTCTCGATCTGGTCCCTCATCTACATCGGGCTCATCGCGTACACGGTGTGGCAGGCGCTTCCGGCACAGCGACAGGATGCTCGCCAGCAGGCTGTGGGTGGGTGGATCGCCGCCTCGATGGTGCTGAACGGGCTCTGGCTGGTCACCGCGCGGTATCTGACGCTGTGGCTCACGGTCGTCGTTATCGCCCTGCTGCTGGCCGTGCTCGCGCGGGTGATCGTCGTACTGGGGCGCTTCCCGGCGCGAAACCTCGCCGACCGCATCCTGACCGACGGCGCGAACGGCCTGCACTTCGGCTGGGTGACGATCGCGACGGTCGCGAACACGGCCGCGTGGCTGACGCAGATCGCACCCGAGAGTTGGGCGGAGGCCGCGGATGCCTGGGCGATCGCCGTGCTGGTCGTCGTCCTGGTGATCGGTGCCGCTGCCGCGTGGGCGACAGGTCGCATCGCCCCCGCCCTCGCGACGGCCTGGGGTCTGGCCTGGCTCGCGGTCGGCCGTCTCACCGGAGAGCCCGAGAGCACTCCGACGGCGATCACCGCGATCATCGTGGCCGTGCTGCTCGTCGTCGCCGGGGTCGTCGCGGTGCTGCGACGCCGTGCGCGCTCGGCTCAGAGCACGAGCCGGTAGCCCATCCCCGCCTCGGTGAGCAGGTGCACCGGCGCGGCCGGCTCCTGCTCGAGCTTCTTGCGCAGCTGCGACATGTACAGGCGCAGGTAGCCCGAGTCGGACACCTGCTCACTGCCCCAGATCTCCTTCAGCAGATCCTGTCGCGTGACCAGGGCACCCGGATGCCGTGCGAGGTGCTCCAGCATCCGCCACTCCGTCGGCGTCAGGTGCACGCGAGTTCCGGCGCGGGTGACGGTCTTGGTCGCGAGGTCGACCACGACGTCGCCGAACGCCACCGTCGACTCCCCGTTCGCCGGCATCGACCGGCGGGACAGCGCCCGCAGCCGCGCGAGCAGCTCGTCCACCTGGAAGGGCTTCGTCACGAAGTCGTCGGCACCGGCATCCAGAGCCTCGACCTTGTCGGCCGACCCGGTGCGGCCGGAGACCACGATGATCGGCACGTTCGTCCATCCGCGCAGCGCCTGGATGACCTCGATGCCGTCGAGCCGTGGCATCCCCAGGTCGAGCATGATGAGGTCGGGATGCGTCTGCGCGGCAGCAGCGACCGCGGCGGCACCGTCGGCCGCCACGACGACCTCGTATCCATGGGCGGCGAGCGTGATCCGCAGCGCCCGCACCATCTGCGGGTCGTCGTCGGCGATGAGGAGCTTCACTCCGTCTCCTCCGTGTCGTGATGCCCTGCGCCGAGTGGCAGGGAGATGACCATGGTGAGGCCCCCGCCGGGGGTGTCCTCGGGTGTCAGGGTACCGCCCATGCCCTCGGCGAACCCGCGCGACAGGGCGAGCCCGAGCCCGAGCCCCGTGGTGTTGTCGGTGTCGCCGAAGCGCTGGAACGGCTGGAAGATGCGGTCCCGTCGCTCGGGTGAGACCCCGTCGCCGCGATCGATCACCCGGATCTCGGCGCGATCGCCGAGGGCACTGGTCGAGACGATCACCCGGCTGCCCTCGGGCGCGTGGCGGTGCGCGTTGGCGAGCACGTTCACCAGCACGCGCTGCAGCAGGACGGGGTCGGCGAACACCGGCGGCAGCTCGGGGTCGAGGGCGAGCTCGACGTCGGCGGGGCCGAGCCCGAGCTCATCGATGGCGGCGAGCACGGTGCCGGCGGCATCCATCCGAGAGGAGGAGACCGCGAGCACCCCGGCCTGCACGCGGCTCACGTCGAGCAGGTCGGTGACCAGGGTCGACAGGGTGGCGAGGCTCTCGTCGGCGGTCGCGAGCAGCTCCTCGCGGTCGGATGCCGAGAGCTCGTGCGCGCCGCGCAGTCCGCCGATCGCCGCGACGGCCGAGGCCAGCGGGCGCCGCAGATCATGGCTCACGGCCGACAACAGCGCGCTGCGCACCTGGTCGGTCTCGGCCAGGGCCTCGGCCTCGCTCGCGGTCGCCCGCAGGTCGGTGTGCTCGATCGCGGCCGACAGCTGCGCCACGATCGCGTCGAGCAGTCGACGCTCCGGCCCCGCCAGCGGTTCGCCGTTCAGCTCCAGCATCGCGCGCGGGCCGCCACCGGGGCGGACGCCGACCGGGATGCTCGTGGCTCGTCCGTCGGCGACCGGCTCCCCGTCGCTGGCGAGCACATCGCCTTCGGGGGAGAGCACCCGCACGCCGCTGAGCCCGAACGCCTCCCGGGTGCGGCTGGCGAGGGCCCGCACCGCGTTGTCGCCCCGCAGCACGTTGCCGGCGACCGCGGCGAGCAGCTCGGCCTCGGCGGTGGCGCGCTGCGCGGTGCGGGCGCGTCGGGCGGCCTGGTCGACGATGATGCTCACCAGGATCGCGATGAGCACGTACAGCGCGAGCGCGAGCACGTGCAGCGGATGCGCGATCGTGATCGTGAACAGCGGGGCGACGAAGAGGAAGTCGAGCGTGACGCCGGAGAGCACCGCGGCGAACACGGCAGGACGGATGCCGCCGATGAG is a genomic window of Microbacterium maritypicum containing:
- a CDS encoding iron-siderophore ABC transporter substrate-binding protein gives rise to the protein MKKKPLALIALGGALVMALAGCGTTQAPAASDSDASASTSAGCGDDTTATSTGAVSVTDDLGRTVELDKPAERIAVLEWQQIEDALSLCVTPVAVADAEGYSTWVTAEELPEGVTDVGTRQEPNLETLFGTEPDLVIVEVSAADDPIVAQLEAYDVPVLATIGADAADPIAKMLGTLDLIAQVTGREERAEVVADEFQAHLDSASAELADLDLPTTEFVFFDGWVDGGNVALRPFGQGSLVGEIGEKLGLKNAWTGEVDPTYGLGQTDVEGMTTVGDASLFYTGTEDPESESFIDALQDNPAWTSLPAVADDRLTAFPAGIWTFGGPRSTQQIIDGYVEVLSK
- a CDS encoding alpha/beta fold hydrolase; the protein is MGYITVGNENSTPIELYYEDQGSGQPVVLIHGYPLDGHSWERQTRELLAQGYRVITYDRRGFGGSSKVNAGYDYDTFAADLNTVLETLDLRDVVLVGFSMGTGELARYVAKYGHDRVAKLAFLASLEPFLVQRDDNPEGVPQEVFDGIEAAAKGDRFAWFTDFYKNFYNLDENLGSRISEQAVTGSWNVAIGSAPVAAYAVVSAWIEDFRGDVEAVRAAAKPTLILHGTKDNILPIDATARRFHQAVPDADYVEVEGAPHGLLWTHADEVNAALKDFLAK
- a CDS encoding TspO/MBR family protein, producing MDSRTKGIGRQSLIIAAASFMLIAAAVGAGAFGGTSVDDLQDGALSAQGSYLAPAGPAFSIWSLIYIGLIAYTVWQALPAQRQDARQQAVGGWIAASMVLNGLWLVTARYLTLWLTVVVIALLLAVLARVIVVLGRFPARNLADRILTDGANGLHFGWVTIATVANTAAWLTQIAPESWAEAADAWAIAVLVVVLVIGAAAAWATGRIAPALATAWGLAWLAVGRLTGEPESTPTAITAIIVAVLLVVAGVVAVLRRRARSAQSTSR
- a CDS encoding iron ABC transporter permease, whose protein sequence is MTGALRLDDAAATTEPARPAPAVAPDEAEGRRPGALLTGIGVLVALAIVLVAVACWHLTQGTSGAVFADTEVLWGSRVPRLAAGIAVGVALGVAGILLQSLARNALASPDTLGVTAGVYLAVTALAAFGIAVPVWASGAVAFAGGLIAAGIVLGLAGGAGSSTTRLILAGTALALAFQAGTSTLLILFDEETKGLLAWGSGSLSQLGLTAFLQAAPVVVVVTAAALLLARRFDILALGDDTASSLGVPIRSTRAIGILLAVTLTAVSVTLAGPMGFVGLCAPVLARLLTRVVPSLNRHLLLIPAAGLLGAIVVILSDALLRAIIGAEAAILIPTGVATTLLGAIVLVLMARRLRDAGPTREPPRVRFGVRSRLRFRITMVVVVLGVIGVLLLGLLAGHTWLLTGDIALWLQGEAPPAIAFALDERAPRIVAAVVAGGALALSGAIIQGVSRNPLADPSILGVTGGGGLGAVLVITSAVSSTAGMIAGAIAGALLAFALVYLLSWRGGLNADRFLLIGIGVSYFTVSLTTFFLLRSNPWDTPKIYSWLSGTTYGRVWEQVLPLAIVLAIALPFVVMSRRELDVLSLDEDTPRLVGIRLEPVRLTLLVVAAVLAALSVTAIGVIGFVGLVAPHAARALVGARHARVIPVAVLLGGLLVGVADTIGRTVIAPAQLPAGLVVALIGAPYFVWLLWRSRDA
- a CDS encoding TetR/AcrR family transcriptional regulator, giving the protein MTEDEARERILSAAEELYYRKGYAAVGMDELRSAAGVSLRRLYALFPAKTDIVTAVLARKHAQWESGLSAAVTDAGDDPRTRLLAVYGYLENWFCADDFRGCAFINAFGELGGTNPEVAEIVRTHKASFQEYMAGLVADTGAPAALAAQLSILAEGAQSTAAISKDPSVAVQARGAAEVLIDAAFARA
- a CDS encoding response regulator, yielding MKLLIADDDPQMVRALRITLAAHGYEVVVAADGAAAVAAAAQTHPDLIMLDLGMPRLDGIEVIQALRGWTNVPIIVVSGRTGSADKVEALDAGADDFVTKPFQVDELLARLRALSRRSMPANGESTVAFGDVVVDLATKTVTRAGTRVHLTPTEWRMLEHLARHPGALVTRQDLLKEIWGSEQVSDSGYLRLYMSQLRKKLEQEPAAPVHLLTEAGMGYRLVL